The Anolis sagrei isolate rAnoSag1 chromosome 6, rAnoSag1.mat, whole genome shotgun sequence genome includes the window GAACGGTTTATCTGCAATACTTTACAACCAGGATGCTCCAACGTCTGCTATGACATTTTTGCCCCAGTGTCTCACTTTCGCTTCTGGCTCATTCAGACTGTCTCTATCCTTCTGCCCTATGCTGTGTTTGGTGTTTGTGTGTTACACAGTGTGGTCAGACAGGTGGTGAAGACATATTCCGTGCCTTATCGTCGATACAAAGAGATCAAATCTTCAGTAGGCTCAAAAGTTACAAAGAAATCATCCAAAAGTGCAGGAAGAAGCAGAATCGCTTGCAAAGCATACGAAATGGATATTCCTGATTTTTCGGGAGCATATACAGTTCATCTTCTTTTGCGAATACTGATAGAAGCTGGTTTTGGAGCTGGCCATTATTACCTTTTTGGGTTCTTTGTTCCAAGGCGGTTCTCCTGTAACCAGCCCCCTTGTACAAGCTTTGTTGACTGCTACATCTCCAGACCCACTGAAAAATCTATCATGATGCTTTTTATCTGGGGACTCAGTGGCTTTTCATTTCTCCTCAGCCTCGTTGATTTGGTCTTTGCCTTCCGGACCAACGCTGTAAGAAACCAAAGAAACAAGCTGCTGTTGGAGAAGTATACGGCACAAGAGAACTGCACCTTCAGCCTGAGCAAAGGTGACAAACCAAACCAAGATTTGTTCGGCCTTGGGAGCACTGCTGTGCCAGACAGTTGTGGCAACTGTTTGCTTGGGCATGAGGTTACAGGAGGCTATTGTTTCAAGCCTACATTGACTTCTCAGCAAACTATTAACTCAAACCTCAACAGTAATAGTAACAAGTCTGGTGTTGCATCTACTAATCCAGAGAACAAAGTTGTGCCTTTCTGTGGAAGTGGCCAACCAGAGATTGCATGTGAGCAACCAAGATGTGAACAGAAGGCATGTTCTCTCAAAGGGATCTCAACTTTTAAACCCCAGGATGGCTGCCATCATAGATCTCATTCTTCTGCCAGTCATCACAAGCCCTCAGTTCATTATTCTGTCGTGGAGAGGAAAGCCTCCGATGTTCAGTCTGTCTGCAGTAGCACTGGATGTTCACGATCCAAGAAATCTGAATGGGTGTGAAAAAAACAGAACAGAATCTGTTCTTGGAGGATGATACATTTTTGTTTTGGGCTGATGCTATTCATTCTACTTTTACTGTTGCAATAAGTATACCTTTTGTAATGGCAATAGTAACATAGGAAGCATTTGGGTTCTGGGGTATGAAATAAGATACTGTCATTCTGCTTAACTGGTCAGATCAGCTTTTAAAATAGGGAAACTCACTAAGATGGAATATGCACCtggcattttgtgtgtgtgtgtgtgtgtgtgtgtcaggagcaacttgaaaaactgcaagtcacttctggtgtgagaaaattggcagtctgcaaggacattgcccaggggacgccaggatgttttgatgttttaccatccttgtgggaggcttctcccatgtccccacatggggagctggagctgacggagctcagcctgctctccccagattcgaactgctgaccaacccagccatgggcaaacttttttgccttggggccacattgtgggcCCGGCTGGGAGGGCTGTCCCAGGAGGCAGGGGGGTTTGGAACACACTGGGTGAGGAGGGCCCAGGAAAGGACAGGGCCAAGAGGGGACAGGACAAGGCCTGGGcctcctcaggttgtcctcccagcataaggatggggctgcttatCCCATCCTTATGTTGGGAGGAAGGTGAGACACATAGTGACTGCCCCAATCCTCTTTCCCATCCTCATCACCCCAATCCGCGGGCTGACCTTTTGGCATTATGTTGGGAGGAAGGTGAGACAGTCAGCGGCTGAGTGTACTTTCCTCGAGCCATACTCTCAGTGTAAGGATAGGGTCTCTCATACCATCCTTATGTCAGGATGGGGGTGAGACATATATAAAATTAGACTTTTTCTCTTTATTTGGtgtctttaaaaacaacaacacacaaaggGCTCTCAGCGGCAAGTGCCTTTCCCAACCTCTATTTTTGGCATAAGGGTGTGATGGGCCACCATGTCCTTaggccaagaggacagggaaaatgaggtgggcctgaggtaagtgcccagggggttgcatctggcccctgggccttgatttccccatgcctggtttaatccATTGGGTCACCTGGCATTAAGAAGTATTCATTCTATGCAAGAACAGAATATCTGAACTTTAGGTGAAAGGTGGACAGTGACTGAGGAGCTGGGGATCTTATTCTCTCCCTTTTCAACCTCCCAAACTTCCAATCACCCTTTGTTGAAAACCCTTGTCTGCTTCAAGCTTTGAAGAGGGGAAAGATGTTTGGTGTCCCAAAATGGCCTTTTAGTCTTTAAAATTGATATTGAACCTTAGGAGGCAGTTGGACCTTGTGAAGGGGAACCCTATTCTACCTGTTAAGCTCATGAAAACTTCTCACTCTTGAACTTGTTCCATTTCAccagagccaggcccgtagccagaattttgattcggggggggggggggggagaggctgagtttaatttggggagggggctgagtttgatttggggaaggttcaggatctaccctagcaaaccttttgtatcattatcccaatacccccatgcatatgggatatattgtgcatggtgatcagatcatggtatgaataaacataacagtttaagtaatgtaccagtaaggccttctcgcggaccaccctgagaattttgaggggggggatgaagcccctcaagcccccccccccccccagctacgggCCTGACCAGAGCCCATTTGCATTTTCCTCCTGTTCTTATTTTATTATCAGTTAGTGCACTGTTGAAGTTCATTGCCTACCTTTTCTTGAAACAGACAACACAGCATTGGATATATTTAGTTGTTATGATGGCATTGTTGATGGAACTGCTTCCTTCACCTGCTTGTTCATCAGAATTGTTTCTTTTTCATTCAGTTTTCATTCAGGAATTTGATGTGGATTCGTATTCCTTGCATGATCTTCAGTGTGAAGTTTGGCTTAGCTGTGGGGAAGTCATTTTAAGCATGCCAGTTTGAATGCAATTCTTGTACAAATGTATGGCTTTTGTTCCACATTACTTCTTTAAGATATGTTTTCTGTTCATGTCTGCTCATTCATTAATCATTAAAATAAATGTGCTCATTCATTAATCATTAAAATAAGTGTGCATTTTAGAATAAAATTCATTTTAGATATTCTGTGATATTATGGCAAGTATTCTGTTAGTAATGTATGTGAATGCTCTTTGCTGAGGGATTGAACCCATGCACTAGTGTGCAAAAAAAAGGAAGGTTCATATTTCAGATGTGAAAATGATGTTCCACATGTTTTTAACCACCTGCTAGTTTactggtacagtagagtctcacttatccaacataaacaggtcagtagaacgttggataagtgaaaatgttggataataaggaggtatTAAGGTCAAGTATATTATacttcaaattacattatgattttacagatTAAGCACCaaacaccatgttttacaacaaatcgacagaaaaagctgttcaatacatggcaacgttatgtagtaatttagcaccaaaacatcgcaatgtattgaaacaactgtggaggCAGACTGCCTTACGGAATGAcagatgagcgaaggttggataaacaagactaCTGTATTTCCTGTGgtaaaggtgagatataaataaatgcatGTCAAGAGCACCTTGGAGAAGGAGAACACAAGAGGCTTCAAGACCTAGTGCTAGGTCTTGAAAAATACAAATCACCAAAAGTGACCTTATTTGGAACAGTCCCAAGAATGTTGTTAAGTTTCAGTTCatgtaagaaaagaggaaaacaaataAGACATCCTTTCAAACAGCAAAATGCTTTATCCAGGCATTTCTTTTAGGGTGTATTCTGAAGGAAGCACTTTTGAGTGTCATGCAAAACATTGTTTGCAGCCTCCGTGCAACTCCTGGAGTCCTTCAGGCACTCCCCTCCCCAAACCTTTCTAATCAACCCTTGAGTTGGAAAGGGTCAACTGTTTCCTCATTTTTGGACTCAGTTTATTTTCCCATCAGTACCCATGGATATAATTACATTCTCAAACTGCTCAAGAGGTGTGAGTAACTTTAAAAACTTGCATTTCCCTCAACTCTGCTTTAGATCcatatttttgttacatgttcGATGACATTGAATTGTCACCACACAGTACTTTCTTTCACTTGGGATAAGCATACAGCGTGATGCAGTCAAGTGGGTTTTTTTCTGATCAAGCAAAAAAACACAATAGGATGTTGTCTTTGTGGTGTAAGTATGTCATTGAtacaacaaatcaacaaagcCCATCATCTCTAAATTAGGCATTTACAAATCAGAAAAAATCAGTAAGAATTATGTCACTGCTTATATTACAATTTCAGTGTTCCCACTAGTAGAAGCTGACGCATGACAGGAATTGCATGAAGGTGTCAGTTGAGCAGGAAAAATAGATGAAAAGATTGTGAAGATATGATATTCTTAAGAAGCATAGGCTCTATCTACATATAGCAATGAAATTGGGCATTTAGTTACTGCTTAGCCACTTGTGATATGTCCAATCCATCAGTAAATTATTATTTGCATCATAAACTTTAAAactttttaatcatgtcagaaatggcttgagaaacaccaagtcgcttctggtgtgagagaattggccgtctgcaaggacattgcctaggggacccctggatgttttaccatgtgAGCAAAGTAATGGGGCTAGTTCAACACTTGGGACCCCAAACTGTGATCCCTGAAAAACCCCAAAGCctaccatttaaaaaacaaaatccaaGTGTGATTTTGGATGTGTTCTTGGTGCAAAATGTGCTCTCACAATTGTGCTCAAATCACATTTAGTTGCTCCAAAGCTCCCTTTCAACCCTtcctaaaacacaaaagaaaaaaatgattgaCAATCAGCAAAACTGATGggtgaaaaatgtggcttgtcaCTTTAGGCATTTTTGAACATTCAAGCACGCCCAGCTAGGGGTTGCAGGGGAGAAAATGGTCCCCTCTTTGTGGAGTTGCCCATCTGCGCTTTAGAAACACTCATTACTTGCTTGTAAAACAGTTTCCGTGGTCTTGAGTCCTTCCAAAGAAAGAGTAGGAATCATCAATGATCTGCGGTTAGATGAGCCAATTGCTGTCCATCAGTACTTTCAGGAGCTTCGGGGTGCCCTCAGTGAGAAAGAGCCTATTATTTTGTACTTCTCATGTGACAGAAGGATCAGCAGAACGACAAAGtccttgttgcaaatgcatgtTCCAGTTGGAATACAGTCTATGTGGAGACCTGGCTGTGCACACCTGACAGTTCCTTTCTCGTTAGCTTGCTTGGCTTTGCAGTAGGAACTCCACAAAGTATTGAAGATCTCGCCAATCATAAATAATCCCCAATGAAGGGAATGAGAGGCAGAAAGGAATCGCTGTATTTTGTGGGTTGCAGGAAATTAATGTTAATGTTCAGGTTAGGGACCATGACACTGCCAAAAAATGAAAATGGTTGAAAACTGGAACCCAGGCTTTACACTTGCAAAGTGAAGACTGGACATTCGATTTTtgactgagagggaaaaaggagcACGAGATTGAAAAACCAGGGATCGAAGGAGTGGTCTATGGTTGTAATTTAGATCTGTCAAAAAAGCAAGTCATCAAAAAGTGAGATGTCAAAAGGTGAGTGAAGTCTGTACAGGGATACCCTTCCTCCATTCATCTTTTCCATAACAAGGATGAGCAGGGTCAGAGGATTTAAGTATTATTTCCAATCCAGGATCAGAGATAACACCCAATGGGAAATGTACATGGAGCAGGAAGGAATCCCTGTGGGATCTCCAACAGGGATGATCACTGATAACACACTTGCCTTTTCACTGGTGAGCAGAACAAAGGAATCTCTGCTACTGCTGATAGCAGATCAGAGATCACAGATATATTCCCCAGTGGAGGTAGAGGGGGAATGGGGTGAGGAGGTGCTTTTGCCAGACTAGAGGAATCTGTTCCAAGAGGATTGTTCTTATTTCACATAAGCTTTGTGGAAAGTCTTACCATTTTAGGCACATTCCTTGCCACTTTGtagctgcaaagtggaatccacaacatgtgagtgtggagaagagcaaaccacagaccacctactacaatgcagtctgagtcctgccacatgcacagtggaggaccttcttacagcagcaccagaagcattccaagtggacggtttctgatcaaaggacatttagtataatgtcaagttttaaactttgtgtttttaatacattacaattcacttctgacacaataaataaataacgttcCATGCCACTTGTGGTTTCTTGGTGGGACTCCAACTCATGTTGTGTGGACAAACACCTGAGAACACATGTACAAATAAGCACCAAAAACTTTCCATTTTGCTGGTTCTGTTATCATCTTTTGTGGATATAAGCTTAATTTTGAGAGTGGATGAAATCTGCAATGACTGTGTAAGTAACACTTCCAACTACAGATGGTGCTATTCTTTAGGACttagcttttgttttgttttgaggaaATGTCCTGCTTAGAGCCCATCTGAATGGGAAGGCTGTGTTGCTTGTTTAAAAGGTGGTCCTCAGACTCAGTTTTACACTTTCTTAGAAAGGCTTGTTCTCCTCTTCAGAGTGATATAGGTTTATCAAGCTTTCCTTTTTGAAGGATAATATTTACTTAGGAACAATTATAGGTTTTTCCTGCAGTTCATATCCATTTTTATTGCTGCAGTTTTTGGAGACACAGTTCTTCTTCTCACACTTGTGGGGATTTGTGCAACCAACTTGAAATAATGAAGTTTTGCGATTCACTTGCCTTTTTCTTCATAGCACTCGCCTACAACGTGACATTCATAGGTGAGTAATTAGAAGCAtcccgtttatttatttatttattggtcagCATTGTCAACAAAACACCATGCAAACTGATGTGGATGTTATTGCTGCTGTTTATTTAAAATCCAAGAGGATGTCCTTTTGCTCTTTTCCTATAATAATTTAATGAAATATATATGGatcaaaaataaaatgtaagagCATAAACATATGCTACGTATGTTAGTCGTTTGATGCTTGATGAAGTATTAAGTTACATAATTCAACTTTCAAATTAGAATTGTAAGCTTTACAGTCACTTAAGGGACCTTTGTTGATGCTCATTGTTCCTTCTATAATTTGATTATCCAGCATTGctgataaaaatattttaagtccCGTAAAGCTCTCTGTTTAAAATGGAGATTCGAATTGATTCCCCTTATGGAACAAAACATAGCATGtttcacttcattttcttttttggtcTGAAATGTTTAGTAATGTCAGTTTGTTTCTGTGGACATAATTAATGAGAATATTGCAGTGTACATTGTACACTGCAACACTTGCAGCCAAAGCTAGGTAACAAAATTTTGGTAAAGGTGTGTACTCAAAGCTTTTTATGTATCCAGAAATTACAGGTCTAACATTCTGACTAGATAGGATTGCCTGGTGTCCCTTTTGATAAAGTAGATtccctagtggcacagtgggttaaactactgagcaaactgaacttgctgaccaaaaggttggctgttcgaatcctgggagtggggtgagctcctgctattaggcccagcttctgccaacctagcaattcgaaaacatgcaaatgtgagtagatcaataggtactgcttctgcagaaaggtaatggtgctccatgcagtcatcctgaccacgtgacctaggaggtgtctagggacaacactTACTcattggcctagaaatggagatgagcaccacccctcagagttgaacacgactagacttaatgtcaggggaaacctttaccttttagattCTTTATAATTGAGGACCACAAAGCTTGTCCTTTATTGGACTGTCTGGTGTGACTTATTATGTTTGAAGTTTGGAAAGCTTTTTCTTTCCTGTGGCCTGAGCAAGATGCCAGAAATTCCTGTATTTTGGTGTGTAGGCTCTAAATCAAGACAGGAATGTGTGCATCATGTATTTTATTAGTGTGGATAATGTGTTAATTTTGCAGAAAATGACATAGCTAGATTAACTGAAATCAATACTTTCATTTCATATTTTGCAGAGCACAAATTTGCTAATAGCGACTTTTTGATTATCAACCCTGCATGTCATGAATTTCAGCTGTTCcttattgttattttgaaaaccTAGAGAAACTGTGTCTAAAGTAGAAAGTCAATACTATCTCTGTGGTATCTATGGGGAATATGTTCCTAGAGTTTGTGTAAATATGCAAAACCAATGATAACAGTAAATGCTATTGAAatggcccaagaataccatagggtcacactggaggatctagaaaatttccaattttaactctacatttggtcttcccactgttttaattatgtgttgcttttttgataatgttgtgtattttattgtctatgttttttaaattgcttgtattgatgttttattgcttttgttgttgtgtttgggctcagcctcatgtaagccgcaccgagtcccttagggagatggtagcggggtacaaataaagttaataataaataaataaataaaatacctagagggaacatattttgtcagaaatggataaatgaaactgcagacaCTAGACCTGTGGATACGAGGGTCATTTTGAATTCCCAAGTTTGTAGGCCTATTTACTTAGTATTTTTAGAAATCCTTTCCTTTTTATCCCAGTAAATGGAATTCTCCATTAAGTAGATAACAAACTGTTAAAATAAGTGAGAAAGTCTGAATAGTCACAGAGAGGAGAAAgctaggaagaactttctgagtaGCCCTAGGATGAAAATAAATCAAGGACTATTCAATGGTTGGTTGGTTAGCACCAACATGTTGCCCCAAGGGCAAGGTTGTTCTAAGCTAGCTATTAGGTGCTCCTCTTTTTTGGTGAGATTAGGGGCCACCCCaatggcatagtgggttaaactgctgagctgctgaacttgctgactgaaaggtcagcggttcgaacctagggagtggggtgaactcccactgttagccccagctttttccaacctagcagtttgaaaacatgcaaatgtgagtagatcaatacatactgttccagcgggaagataacagtgctccatgcagtcatgccagccacatgaccttggaggcgtctatggacaatggcatctcttcggcttagaaatggagatgagcaccaccccccagagtcggagacAATTAGACCCTaacccttacctttacctttaaaatgTTGGATTGAGTCATGGAATTAGGCTTTATTAAGATCAGGGTGGTTTCTTGGAAGAACAGTTCAACTGAGTGAAAGACAAGTGAACAGAAATTTGAAAGCacatgctatggaatgatgacATGCAACAAACTATAACATagtcagtttgtttatttatttatttatcgtgtcatcagcaaccataccattgtattacatttctaacagaacaaaacaaacaaacagattttttttaaaaacccacagattttgtagttaattaaatgtcctttgaccagtatctggccacttggagtgcttctggtgttgctgcaaggaggtcctccatggtgcatgtggcagggctcagggtgcattgcagcaggtggtcagtggtttgttcttctccgcactcgcatgccgtggattccaccctgtagccccatttcttaagattggctctgcatctcgtggtgccagagcgcagtctgttcagcgccttccaagtcgcccagtcttctgtgtgcccaggggggagtctctcatctgatatcacccacggattgaggtgctgggtttgggcctgccacttttggactctcacttgctgaggtgttccagcgagtgtctctgtagatctaagaaaactatgtcttgatttaagtcgttgacgtgctggctgatacccaaacaagggatgagctggagatgtctctgccttggtcctttcactattggctgctacttcccagcggatgtcaggtggtgcaataccggctaagcagtgtaatttctccattggtgtggggcgcagacaccctgtgataatgcggcatgtctcattaagagccacatctactgttttagtgtggtgagatgtgttccacactgggcatgcatactcagcagcagagtagcatagcgcaagggcactgtgtctggttgtgatctccaggttgtgccagtcagcttttgtatgatgttgtttctagcgcccactttttgcttgatgttcaggcagtgcttcttgtaggtcagagcacggtccagagtgactcccaggtatttgggtgtgctgcaatgctccaatgggattccctcccagataatcctcagagctcgggatgcttgtctgttcttaaggtgaaaggcgcatgtctgtgttttagatggattagggatcagttggttttccctgtaataggcagttagagcacctagagcttcggagagcttcttttcaaccatctcaaagctccctgcttgagtggtaatggcacgatcatcagcatagatgaaactcataGTCAGTTGTAAAGGGTCTATTGCTGCCTGGCATAGCAAGTGCCTGCTTTAAGAGGGAAACATGAAATATGAAACAGGCTGAGTGATAATAAAATGCAGAAACGTAAAGCTGACAATGAACACATTTAATTTTGCCTATTTCTTAATAgagtctgactgctcattggagggaaagattgTAGAGgccaaggtgaagtactttggccacatcatgagaagaaaggaaagcttagagaagacaattatgcttgggaaaatggaaggaaaagggaagaggggcagaccaagggcaagatggatggatggcatccttgaagtgactggattgaccttgaaggggctgggggtggtgacagccgacagggagctctggtccatgaggtcacgaagagtcggaaacgactgaacgaatgaacaacaatttctTGATTATGTCAGTGATGAATTATTCGTTCCCATTCATGGAATCCTAAGTTATTTATCTGAAAAAGTGCTACGAGGTAGTAAAAAAAGTTACTAAAGTTGATCTTACTGGTCCAATAATGGGAGTCTAGAAGAGATCAATGATGTATTTGCTCATATTCACTTGCCATCCTTGGCAGAATTCCAGATCTCAGTCTGATTGGGTTTTCTGGGATACAGATTGGTAGATAATAGCTCAAGATATAGGCATTGCACAGAGGAGCAATGCACTCAAGATTAACTGAGCTTTTAATGAAAAGGCAGTTCTTCAATATTAGTTATCCAAGCAGGCTTACAAATACTCAGATGATGATACTGTGGAATGTTTCCCTATATTGATATCTCCCTTcctgtcttcttctttttcaggAAAGGTTTGGTTAACCTTTTTGATCCTGCCAAGATTTATGATTCTAATCTTTGCAGGGTACCCGCTTTACCAGGATGAGCGTCAACACTTCATCTGCATTTCCATGGCTCAAGGATGTGCCAACAGATGCTATGATCATGCTTTTCCAATCTCCCATCTTCGGTTCTGGTTCATTCAGACTGTCTTTATCCTACTACCTTATGCTGTCTTTAGTGTCTATGTATGGCATAATGTGGTGAGGCAAGTTGTGAAGGCACATTCATCATCGTACTACAGCTATAAAGAGCTCAAAGCTGCAACAGGCCACCAAATGACAAAGAAATTATCCAAGAATGCAGCAAGAAGCACAAGTGTCTGTGAGGCAAATGGGATGGATATTCCTAATTTCTCAAGGGCATATATTGTCCAGCTTCTTCTAAGACTATTGATGGAGATTGGTTTTGTTGCTGGTCACTCTTGTCTCTTTGGATTCTTTGCTTCGAGAGTTGTCTACTGTAAGCAGTCCCTGTGTCCATTTACAGTTGGCTGCTATGTTTCCAGGCCCACTGAAAAATCCGTTATGATGGTTTTCATGTGGGGACTCGGTGTCTTATCAATTCTTCTTTGCCTTGTAGATCTTTTCTTTGCCTTCCGAACCAGTATTTTAAGAAATTGCAAAAAGGAGCTGCTTTTGGAAATgtgggaagctgatgaaaaatGCACCTCGAACCAACACTGCAGCAATAGTTAAACTCAGCTACGTGAGCATCACAAACAATGTCAACTAGTTATTTTTGCTTGGCTGTGAGCTTAAGCACAGCTGCAATGGAATACAGTGTattccattaaaataaaataaaataaaaattattaaataaaatattttataaaataaaattaaataaattaataatttaatattttattaaataaaataaaattaaattaaaataaaatgcatgtaaAGCTTATGCATCATTAAGTTACTGCTGTCACCATTTCTAGAAGACATCGCAACAGAGAAGCAGGACTATAATATAAAAATTTATCATTCAAATCCACTGTCGAGAAAGGCTTTTTAGTTACGAAGATCATTCTGCTCATGTTGGGCATACATCTGGTATCTGCTTGAACTATCACAATTTCAAGACATTCTGCATAACTGGAAACATGCCATCCTGGGTGCTTATATGCAATAGCAGtacatacataataataaatataccttatttatattccactctatcaccccaaggggactcagggcagattacagaacacatttacggcaaatattcaatatcattatacaattaacaggacaaaacaatacataaacagaggtaaaagtTTTCcgatctttttccatttctggcatctggaggctgtgctcaacttttGGAAATGTGgctggtgt containing:
- the GJD4 gene encoding gap junction delta-4 protein translates to MECWDSLGFLIIALSYNVTIIGKIWLTLVILLRFMVIFLAAYPLYQDEQERFICNTLQPGCSNVCYDIFAPVSHFRFWLIQTVSILLPYAVFGVCVLHSVVRQVVKTYSVPYRRYKEIKSSVGSKVTKKSSKSAGRSRIACKAYEMDIPDFSGAYTVHLLLRILIEAGFGAGHYYLFGFFVPRRFSCNQPPCTSFVDCYISRPTEKSIMMLFIWGLSGFSFLLSLVDLVFAFRTNAVRNQRNKLLLEKYTAQENCTFSLSKGDKPNQDLFGLGSTAVPDSCGNCLLGHEVTGGYCFKPTLTSQQTINSNLNSNSNKSGVASTNPENKVVPFCGSGQPEIACEQPRCEQKACSLKGISTFKPQDGCHHRSHSSASHHKPSVHYSVVERKASDVQSVCSSTGCSRSKKSEWV